The Vicia villosa cultivar HV-30 ecotype Madison, WI linkage group LG1, Vvil1.0, whole genome shotgun sequence genome includes a region encoding these proteins:
- the LOC131629015 gene encoding protein SMAX1-LIKE 4-like, with protein MRSGGCALQQTLTSEAASVLKHSLVLARRRGHPQVTPLHVAITLLTLRLSSFKRACLKSHQPHHQTSHNHHPLQSRALELCFNVALNRLPTTPSPLIHSQPSLSNALIAALKRAQAHQRRGSIEQQQQQQTVLTVKVELEQLIISILDDPSVSRVMREAGFSSTLVKNNLEDSFSPSNSVFKCYNSSGGGVFSSPCSPSTSENHRENINLGSFRQNHFTASTNAKYSSSEFNSALFSPPKRNELMTTSNGLGLTLHSSSVLDSRISISQNPSHMMETKPFSSDKEHEDKLNCCEECASNYEKEAQFLKPQQKKILPFWLQSHGTEEPKKDGLTELKRKWNRLCLCLHQSKQHQNQNHWNWSNNNHISNHNNSSSSVSNNSNHTPRFRRQQSCIIEFNFNDKRQAAEPVFDSFESMEANEVKITLALGNASDSSEKVTQQAHVCKLLEENVPWQSETVPSIAKALIDYTKLSKQSEIAFTWLFLQGNDFIGKRRLALAIAESVFGSADLVLHMDMLKKETLTTPFSEMLLGALRTHQQLVVLIENIDSADTQFTKFLSDACEKGKFETLSSKERNLGQIIFILTNGGSTSIEEKKNKGVINLLWQITESKPNFSSPKRKSELDLFSKIKNPRIEENEKGLLICEQGSKKTEFLRQTSFNSNTLDLNMKADEEQEEVEESPNSSDLTRETAIDQLNSKGFLDSIENRFEFNTNSDKDREKTDFFLSRIKGSFEEVYGKNNVVNFSVDEKVVENMCVGCCFFTNKMFEKWLKDIFQRSLETVNFGGKEGILFRLCLGGGDRNLDSGFNGSCLPKSIKVDCFME; from the exons ATGCGCTCAGGAGGTTGTGCATTGCAGCAGACCCTCACATCAGAGGCTGCTTCAGTTTTGAAGCATTCTCTTGTGTTGGCTAGAAGGAGAGGCCATCCACAGGTCACTCCTCTACATGTAGCAATCACTTTACTAACCTTAAGACTAAGTTCTTTCAAAAGGGCTTGTCTTAAATCTCATCAACCTCATCACCAAACTTCACATAATCATCATCCTCTTCAATCTCGAGCTCTCGAGCTTTGTTTCAATGTAGCTCTTAATAGGCTCCCGACAACGCCGTCACCTTTGATTCATTCTCAACCTTCGCTTTCCAATGCTCTCATTGCGGCTTTGAAAAGAGCGCAGGCTCATCAAAGACGAGGCTCGATAGAGCAACAGCAGCAGCAGCAAACGGTTCTTACCGTGAAAGTTGAGCTTGAACAGCTTATTATATCGATTCTCGATGACCCTAGTGTTAGTAGGGTTATGAGAGAAGCTGGATTCTCTAGTACTCTTGTTAAGAACAATTTAGAGGATTCTTTTTCGCCTTCTAATTCGGTTTTTAAATGTTACAATAGTTCTGGTGGTGGCGTGTTTTCGTCTCCTTGTTCACCTTCTACTAGTGAGAATCATAGAGAAAACATTAACCTTGGAAGTTTCAGACAGAACCATTTCACGGCTTCAACGAATGCTAAGTACAGTTCTTCTGAGTTTAACTCGGCTCTCTTTTCTCCACCAAAGAGAAATGAGTTGATGACTACTTCAAATGGACTCGGCTTGACCCTTCATTCTTCAAG TGTTCTTGATTCAAGGATAAGCATCTCTCAGAATCCATCTCATATGATGGAAACAAAGCCATTTAGTAGTGATAAGGAGCATGAGGATAAGCTTAATTGCTGTGAAGAATGTGCATCCAACTATGAAAAAGAAGCTCAGTTTCTCAAACCTCAACAGAAGAAAATATTGCCTTTCTGGCTTCAGTCTCATGGCACAGAAGAACCAAAAAAG gATGGATTAACCGAGTTGAAACGAAAATGGAATAGACTATGCCTTTGTCTCCACCAAAGCAAACAGCATCAAAATCAAAACCACTGGAATTGGAGCAACAACAATCACATTTCAAACCACAATAACTCATCAAGTTCCGTATCTAATAACTCCAATCATACACCTCGATTCCGTCGCCAACAATCGTGCATTATCGAGTTCAACTTCAACGATAAAAGGCAAGCAGCCGAGCCAGTCTTCGATTCTTTCGAAAGCATGGAAGCTAATGAAGTAAAGATCACTCTTGCACTTGGAAATGCTAGTGATTCAAGTGAAAAGGTGACACAACAAGCTCATGTTTGCAAACTATTGGAAGAGAATGTGCCATGGCAATCCGAAACGGTTCCTTCAATAGCAAAAGCCTTGATCGATTATACCAAATTATCAAAACAAAGTGAAATTGCATTCACATGGCTATTTCTACAAGGCAATGATTTCATAGGGAAAAGAAGATTAGCACTTGCTATAGCAGAATCAGTTTTTGGTTCAGCTGATTTGGTTCTTCATATGGACATGCTAAAAAAGGAAACTTTAACAACCCCATTTTCTGAAATGCTATTAGGAGCATTGAGAACACATCAACAGCTTGTGGTTTTAATAGAAAACATTGATTCTGCTGATACCCAATTCACCAAATTTCTCTCAGATGCATGtgaaaaaggaaagtttgaaacTTTAAGCAGCAAAGAGAGGAATTTAGGTCAAATTATATTCATACTAACAAATGGTGGATCCAcaagcattgaagagaagaagaacaaagGTGTTATCAATTTGTTGTGGCAGATAACTGAATCTAAACCTAATTTTTCTAGCCCCAAGAGAAAATCTGAATTGGATCTGTTTTCCAAAATCAAGAACCCTAGaattgaagaaaatgaaaaggggTTGTTGATTTGTGAACAAGGAAGCAAAAAGACTGAATTTTTAAGACAGACAAGCTTTAACAGTAACACCCTTGATCTGAACATGAAAGCTGATGAAGAACAAGAAGAAGTTGAAGAAAGCCCTAATTCAAGTGATTTAACTAGAGAAACTGCAATTGATCAATTGAACTCAAAAGGGTTTCTTGATTCAATTGAGAACAGGTTTGAGTTCAACACAAATTCAGACAAAGACAGAGAAAAGACAGATTTTTTTCTGTCTAGGATCAAAGGGTCATTTGAAGAGGTTTATGGTAAAAACAATGTGGTGAATTTTAGTGTAGATGAGAAAGTGGTTGAAAACATGTGTGTTGGGTGTTGTTTTTTTACTAACAAAATGTTTGAGAAATGGCTGAAAGACATTTTTCAAAGGAGTTTAGAAACAGTTAACTTTGGAGGGAAGGAGGGTATActttttagactttgtttgggGGGTGGTGATAGAAATTTGGATAGTGGGTTTAATGGTTCTTGTTTGCCTAAGAGTATCAAAGTTGATTGCTTTATGGAGTAA